Proteins encoded in a region of the Sphingomonas jaspsi DSM 18422 genome:
- a CDS encoding S8 family peptidase has translation MSKQLLSTTACGLMLALSACGGGGGGGVGSTPPPPSSVTPTPTPTPTPTPTPTPTPTPTPSSTNFVTAEYNRSNGATSSGAITAWQKGSTGAGVKVGVIDSGINPSLAEFSGRIDPASRDVAGSRPLDDEDGHGTAVAATAAGARNDLQNMGVAFDATIVSLRADSPGSCAGTDGCQFYDSAIASGIDAARIAGAKVINMSLGGSAPGQTLLQAMQRAVNAGIILVISAGNDGEDPTKGGNADPFALVPAQNFPGQVIIAGSVGVDNGAGGTDLNQLSTFSNKAGSGAAWYLTALGYRVRTIDHTGTGYLYSGTSFSAPIITGAVALLAQAFPNLSAAQIVDLLFKTADDLGAAGVDSIYGHGRLNITRAFQPVGTTSLAGSAQPVTSASTTTLLPEPAGDGGKKGSLGAIVLDDYRRAFVMDLARGVHSAEQRTFLANMLNAQVQSHASTSGPLTVAFSVSQRPGTRLGFDASQSMIGPEDARKARLVAGSAIARLDAKTKLALGISESAKSIERKLNGAQPGAFLVARDVSADPGFRSDRSGSFAARRDLGFAGATVASESGTVLDNRQVFGNGGASYRYNSISLDRSFGSNWLSLGVAHLDEKRSLLGGRVGDVFGGGGASTVFLDAELRRSFGNGWGASLTARHGMTDFAGGSFRTAAYGFDLSKLGVLNANDRFGLRIAQPLRIEHGGFAALLPTSYDYATETPTLSVARMNLTPSGRELDAELSYSTSFGSSWLGGNLFVRRQPGHIAAADADVGAAIRYSLGF, from the coding sequence ATGAGTAAACAACTGCTGTCGACGACTGCTTGCGGGTTGATGCTGGCGCTGAGCGCCTGCGGAGGCGGCGGTGGAGGCGGTGTCGGTTCGACGCCCCCGCCGCCCAGTTCGGTGACGCCGACGCCGACGCCGACGCCAACCCCGACGCCAACACCTACTCCCACGCCGACGCCGACCCCGTCGTCGACCAATTTCGTCACGGCCGAATATAACCGCTCGAACGGCGCGACCTCTTCGGGGGCGATCACGGCGTGGCAGAAGGGTTCGACCGGGGCCGGGGTCAAGGTCGGGGTGATCGATTCGGGGATCAATCCGTCGCTGGCAGAGTTTTCGGGGCGCATCGATCCGGCCAGCCGCGACGTCGCGGGTTCGCGACCGCTTGACGACGAAGACGGGCACGGCACCGCCGTCGCCGCGACCGCGGCCGGTGCCCGCAACGACCTGCAGAATATGGGCGTGGCGTTCGACGCGACGATCGTGTCGCTGCGCGCCGATTCGCCGGGCAGCTGCGCCGGCACCGACGGCTGTCAGTTCTACGATTCGGCGATCGCCAGCGGCATCGACGCCGCGCGTATCGCCGGTGCGAAAGTGATCAACATGTCACTGGGCGGATCGGCGCCGGGCCAGACGCTGCTGCAGGCGATGCAGCGCGCGGTCAACGCCGGCATCATCCTGGTGATCAGCGCCGGCAACGACGGCGAAGACCCGACCAAGGGCGGTAACGCCGATCCGTTCGCACTGGTCCCGGCACAAAATTTCCCGGGACAAGTAATCATCGCCGGGTCGGTGGGTGTCGATAACGGCGCGGGCGGAACCGACCTTAACCAGCTGTCGACCTTTTCCAACAAAGCCGGCAGCGGGGCGGCCTGGTACCTGACCGCACTCGGTTACCGGGTGCGGACGATCGATCACACTGGCACGGGCTACCTCTATTCGGGCACCAGCTTTTCGGCACCGATCATCACCGGGGCGGTGGCGCTGCTTGCGCAGGCGTTCCCGAACCTCAGCGCCGCGCAGATCGTCGACCTTCTGTTCAAGACCGCCGACGACCTTGGCGCGGCGGGCGTCGATTCGATTTATGGCCACGGCCGCCTCAACATCACCCGTGCCTTCCAGCCGGTCGGAACGACCAGCCTTGCGGGGTCGGCGCAGCCGGTGACCAGCGCGTCGACCACGACCTTGCTGCCCGAACCCGCGGGCGATGGCGGCAAGAAGGGATCGCTGGGCGCGATCGTGCTCGACGATTATCGCCGCGCCTTCGTGATGGATCTGGCGCGGGGGGTGCATTCGGCGGAACAGCGCACCTTCCTCGCCAACATGCTGAACGCGCAGGTGCAGAGCCATGCCTCCACCTCCGGTCCGCTGACGGTCGCCTTCAGCGTGTCGCAGCGTCCGGGCACCCGCCTTGGTTTCGATGCCTCGCAGTCGATGATCGGCCCGGAAGATGCGCGCAAGGCGCGGCTCGTGGCGGGAAGCGCGATCGCGCGGCTCGATGCCAAGACCAAGCTGGCGCTCGGCATCTCGGAAAGTGCGAAGTCGATCGAGCGCAAGCTCAACGGTGCACAGCCGGGCGCCTTCCTCGTCGCGCGCGACGTGTCGGCGGACCCCGGTTTCCGCTCGGACCGTTCGGGCAGCTTCGCGGCGCGGCGTGACCTGGGTTTTGCCGGCGCAACGGTCGCCAGCGAAAGCGGGACCGTGCTCGACAACCGCCAGGTGTTCGGCAACGGTGGTGCCAGCTACCGCTACAACAGCATCAGCCTCGACCGCTCGTTCGGGTCGAACTGGCTGTCGCTGGGTGTCGCGCATCTCGATGAAAAGCGCAGCTTGCTCGGCGGACGCGTCGGCGACGTGTTTGGCGGTGGCGGCGCGTCGACCGTCTTCCTCGATGCCGAACTGCGGCGTTCGTTCGGCAATGGCTGGGGCGCATCGCTGACTGCGCGGCACGGCATGACCGATTTCGCCGGAGGCAGCTTCCGCACCGCGGCCTATGGCTTCGATCTGTCGAAGCTCGGCGTTCTCAATGCCAACGACCGCTTCGGCTTGCGCATCGCGCAGCCGCTGCGGATCGAACATGGCGGGTTCGCGGCGCTGCTCCCGACCAGCTACGACTATGCGACGGAAACGCCGACGCTGAGCGTCGCACGGATGAACCTGACTCCTTCGGGTCGCGAACTGGATGCAGAGCTGAGCTATTCGACCAGCTTCGGCAGCAGCTGGCTGGGCGGCAATCTGTTCGTCCGGCGCCAGCCGGGTCACATCGCCGCGGCAGACGCCGACGTCGGCGCCGCGATCCGCTACAGCCTGGGGTTCTGA
- a CDS encoding HesB/IscA family protein codes for MADAKTRRPRPAAIILTPAAEDRIARLMANAPDGAIGVKLSTPRRGCSGLAYSVDYVTQENRADEKIETPGGTFYVDAGSILYLIGSTMDWKVDDFAEGFVFDNPNAKGSCGCGESFTV; via the coding sequence ATGGCGGACGCAAAGACCCGCCGCCCTCGTCCCGCCGCGATCATCCTGACCCCTGCGGCGGAAGATCGAATCGCCAGGCTGATGGCCAACGCCCCCGACGGCGCCATCGGCGTCAAGCTGTCGACCCCGCGCCGCGGCTGTTCGGGCCTCGCCTATTCGGTCGATTACGTCACGCAAGAGAATCGCGCGGACGAGAAGATCGAAACGCCGGGCGGGACCTTCTACGTCGACGCCGGATCGATCCTCTACCTCATCGGATCGACCATGGACTGGAAGGTCGACGATTTCGCCGAGGGGTTCGTCTTTGACAATCCCAACGCCAAGGGCAGCTGCGGCTGCGGCGAGAGCTTCACCGTTTAG
- a CDS encoding SUF system Fe-S cluster assembly protein: MNEEKKIEVEEVSAVETPPRARLTPEVERKRDYLAGFLAEQKPALDTNAPGGQLQEAVIEALKSIYDPEIPVDIYELGLIYDVAISEDGDAVVTMTLTTPHCPVAESMPGEVELRVLSVPGIRDAEVKLVWDPPWDPSKMSDEARLELGML; the protein is encoded by the coding sequence ATGAACGAGGAAAAGAAGATCGAGGTCGAGGAAGTGAGTGCGGTGGAAACCCCGCCGCGCGCCCGCCTGACTCCGGAAGTCGAGCGCAAGCGCGACTATCTCGCCGGATTCCTGGCCGAGCAGAAGCCGGCGCTCGATACCAACGCGCCCGGCGGCCAGTTGCAGGAAGCGGTGATCGAGGCGCTCAAATCGATCTACGATCCCGAAATCCCGGTCGACATTTACGAACTCGGCCTGATCTACGACGTCGCGATCAGCGAGGATGGCGACGCGGTCGTCACCATGACGCTGACCACGCCGCATTGTCCGGTTGCCGAATCCATGCCGGGTGAGGTCGAGCTTCGCGTCCTTTCGGTTCCCGGCATTCGCGACGCCGAAGTGAAGCTGGTCTGGGATCCGCCTTGGGACCCGTCGAAGATGAGCGACGAAGCCCGCCTCGAACTGGGGATGCTCTGA
- a CDS encoding cysteine desulfurase — protein MNVVAPLTSALNVRDQFPAITGWHYLDSAATAQKPQAVIDAIATAYGRDYATVHRGVYERSAAMTQSFEAARGAAAALIGGQADETIFTRGATEAINLVATCHPRGDRNRVLLSQLEHHSNIVPWQLAGYEIDVVPLTQDGRIDLDAAEAMANETHAIVAFAHVSNVLGSILDAKRAAGVAHKVGAKLLLDGCQAVPRLSVDVADIGCDYYAFSGHKLYGPTGIGVLWGRKELLDAMPPYQGGGAMIDRVTFERTTFLPPPARFEAGTPHIVGAVGLHAAIDWTQGIGLDTLHAHESALVRDCRDALRGMNDITLFGPDDSAGIVSFALDGVHPHDIGTILDDEGVAVRAGHHCAQPLMDHLGVPATARASFAAHSDASDIEALLRGLHKVKRIFG, from the coding sequence GTGAACGTCGTCGCGCCACTCACGTCCGCGCTCAATGTTCGCGACCAGTTCCCGGCGATCACGGGCTGGCACTATCTCGACAGCGCCGCGACCGCGCAGAAACCGCAGGCGGTAATCGACGCCATCGCGACCGCTTACGGCCGCGATTATGCGACGGTGCATCGCGGCGTTTACGAGCGGTCGGCGGCGATGACGCAGAGCTTCGAAGCGGCGCGCGGCGCGGCGGCCGCGCTGATCGGCGGGCAGGCCGACGAGACCATCTTCACCCGCGGCGCGACCGAGGCGATCAACCTGGTTGCAACCTGCCATCCGCGCGGGGACCGCAATCGCGTGCTGCTCAGCCAGCTCGAGCATCACAGCAACATCGTGCCGTGGCAGCTGGCGGGTTACGAAATCGACGTCGTGCCGCTGACCCAAGACGGCCGCATCGACTTAGACGCCGCCGAGGCGATGGCCAACGAGACCCACGCCATCGTTGCCTTCGCCCATGTGTCGAACGTTCTAGGCTCGATCCTCGACGCCAAACGCGCTGCCGGCGTCGCACACAAGGTCGGCGCGAAGCTTCTGCTCGACGGCTGCCAAGCCGTGCCGCGCTTGTCGGTCGACGTCGCGGACATCGGCTGCGACTATTACGCCTTCTCCGGCCACAAGCTTTACGGCCCGACCGGCATCGGCGTGCTGTGGGGCCGTAAGGAACTGCTCGACGCCATGCCCCCGTACCAGGGCGGCGGTGCGATGATCGACCGGGTGACGTTCGAGCGCACCACCTTCCTACCCCCGCCCGCCCGCTTTGAAGCCGGCACGCCGCACATCGTCGGCGCGGTCGGCCTCCATGCGGCGATCGACTGGACGCAAGGCATCGGTCTGGACACGCTTCACGCGCACGAAAGCGCATTGGTCCGCGATTGCCGCGACGCGCTGCGCGGGATGAACGACATCACCCTGTTCGGGCCGGACGACAGCGCGGGCATCGTCAGTTTCGCGCTCGACGGGGTTCATCCGCACGACATCGGCACCATATTGGATGACGAAGGCGTGGCGGTGCGCGCCGGGCATCATTGTGCCCAGCCGCTGATGGACCATCTCGGCGTTCCCGCCACCGCCCGCGCAAGCTTCGCCGCCCATAGCGATGCCAGCGATATCGAGGCGCTGCTTCGCGGGCTGCATAAGGTGAAACGGATTTTCGGATGA
- a CDS encoding SufD family Fe-S cluster assembly protein — MTALPTRKDEAFRYADIAALGEVWDALSPPLTIKIAAQQTLQQIWLPSGEAIDIRRVEMTVAAGASAHIFALNNAARYGRIELDVTLHDGADFQFDAAMIGSGDSTLEIVTTVLHVEPNATSRQTVRSVLGDTATGSYLGKVAVARDAQHTDSEQSVKSMLLDRGATANAKPELEIYADDVKCAHGATVGELDANQLFYAMARGMDPATAKAVLLEGFVGGLWDVLGEDSEIAVAARNTLREVVK, encoded by the coding sequence GTGACGGCTCTGCCGACACGAAAGGACGAGGCGTTTCGCTACGCCGATATCGCCGCACTTGGCGAGGTTTGGGATGCGCTGTCGCCGCCACTGACCATCAAAATTGCTGCGCAGCAAACGCTGCAGCAAATTTGGCTGCCGAGCGGCGAAGCGATCGACATTCGCCGCGTTGAAATGACGGTGGCAGCGGGCGCGTCGGCGCATATTTTCGCGCTCAATAATGCAGCGCGTTACGGTCGCATTGAGCTGGATGTGACGCTGCACGACGGCGCCGATTTCCAGTTCGATGCGGCAATGATCGGCAGCGGCGATTCTACGCTCGAAATCGTCACGACGGTGCTCCATGTCGAACCCAATGCGACGTCGCGTCAGACGGTGCGCAGCGTGCTCGGCGATACTGCCACGGGCAGCTATCTCGGCAAGGTCGCGGTGGCGCGCGACGCGCAGCACACCGACAGCGAGCAGTCGGTGAAGTCAATGCTACTCGATCGCGGCGCGACCGCTAACGCCAAGCCCGAACTGGAAATCTACGCTGACGATGTGAAGTGCGCGCACGGCGCAACGGTCGGCGAGCTCGACGCCAACCAGCTGTTTTATGCGATGGCGCGCGGGATGGATCCGGCGACGGCCAAGGCGGTGTTGCTGGAGGGATTCGTCGGCGGCCTGTGGGACGTGCTGGGCGAGGATAGCGAGATCGCCGTCGCCGCCCGCAACACACTGCGCGAGGTGGTTAAGTGA
- the sufC gene encoding Fe-S cluster assembly ATPase SufC translates to MLEISNLHATVADKPIIRGLDLVVPTGEVHAIMGPNGAGKSTLAYVLGGRPGYKVTDGSVSFDGADLLALEPHERAAAGLFLGFQYPVEIPGVSYLQFLRESLNAQRRSRGQEELSGGAFIKLAKEKAALLGMDAEMLKRPVNVGFSGGEKKRAEMVQMGIMDPKLAILDETDSGLDIDALKAVGKGINSIMRAPDKSVLLITHYQRLLDYVKPDRVHVLSAGKIVRSGGPELAHELEREGYAEVAA, encoded by the coding sequence ATGCTTGAAATTTCCAACCTCCACGCGACCGTCGCGGACAAGCCGATCATTCGCGGACTGGACCTCGTTGTACCGACCGGCGAAGTCCATGCCATCATGGGCCCCAACGGCGCGGGCAAGTCGACGCTGGCCTATGTCCTCGGCGGTCGACCCGGCTACAAAGTGACCGACGGCAGCGTGTCGTTCGACGGCGCGGACCTGCTCGCCCTCGAGCCACACGAACGCGCGGCGGCGGGGCTATTCCTCGGCTTCCAATATCCGGTCGAAATCCCGGGCGTAAGTTATCTTCAGTTTCTGCGTGAAAGTTTGAACGCGCAGCGCCGTTCGCGTGGGCAGGAGGAACTGTCGGGCGGCGCCTTCATCAAGCTCGCCAAGGAAAAGGCCGCGCTGCTCGGCATGGATGCGGAGATGCTTAAGCGGCCGGTCAATGTCGGCTTTTCGGGCGGCGAAAAGAAGCGCGCGGAAATGGTGCAGATGGGCATCATGGACCCCAAGCTCGCCATCCTCGACGAAACCGACAGCGGCCTTGACATCGACGCGCTCAAAGCCGTTGGCAAAGGCATCAATTCGATCATGCGCGCGCCGGATAAATCGGTGCTCTTGATCACCCATTACCAGCGCCTGCTCGATTACGTGAAACCCGACCGCGTGCATGTGCTAAGCGCCGGCAAGATCGTTCGTTCGGGTGGCCCCGAACTGGCTCACGAACTCGAACGCGAAGGCTATGCGGAGGTCGCCGCGTGA
- the sufB gene encoding Fe-S cluster assembly protein SufB has translation MTEVVSNKQAREAIAKDYEWGFSSDIEQEFAPKGLNEDIVRFISAKKGEPEWMLDWRLKAYRAWLEMEEVDWAKLDIPAIDYQDAYYYAAPKAKPKLGSLDEVDPEILRVYEKLGIPIEEQKVLAGVEGARKVAVDAVFDSVSVATTFRDELSKAGVIFLSISEAVKEYPDLVRKYLGSVVPQRDNYFACLNSAVFSDGTFVYIPEGVRCPMELSTYFRINAENTGQFERTLIVADKGSYVSYLEGCTAPMRDENQLHAAVVEIVALEDAEVKYSTVQNWYPGDAEGKGGIFNFVTKRALCAGDRSKVSWTQVETGSAITWKYPSCILKGADSVGEFYSVALTNNRQQADTGTKMVHIGPRSRSTIVSKGISAGRSDNTYRGLVKVMPGAENVRNFTQCDSLLLGPECGAHTVPYIEVRNPTAQVEHEATTSKISEDQLFYAMARGLDQEAAVALIVNGFAREVLKQLPMEFAVEAQKLLGINLEGSVG, from the coding sequence ATGACCGAAGTGGTGAGCAACAAGCAGGCCCGCGAGGCGATCGCCAAGGATTATGAGTGGGGTTTCAGCTCGGACATCGAGCAGGAATTCGCGCCCAAGGGTCTCAATGAAGACATCGTCCGCTTCATCTCCGCCAAGAAGGGCGAGCCGGAATGGATGCTCGACTGGCGGCTGAAGGCTTATCGCGCCTGGCTGGAGATGGAGGAGGTCGACTGGGCCAAGCTCGACATTCCCGCCATCGACTACCAGGACGCCTATTATTACGCTGCGCCCAAGGCCAAGCCGAAGCTGGGCAGCCTGGACGAGGTCGATCCCGAAATCCTGCGCGTCTATGAAAAGCTCGGCATTCCGATCGAGGAGCAGAAGGTGCTCGCCGGCGTCGAAGGTGCGCGCAAGGTCGCGGTCGACGCGGTGTTCGACAGCGTCAGCGTCGCCACCACCTTCCGCGACGAACTGTCAAAAGCCGGCGTCATCTTCCTCAGCATCAGCGAGGCGGTGAAGGAATATCCCGATCTCGTCCGCAAATATCTCGGCAGCGTAGTGCCCCAGCGCGACAATTATTTCGCGTGCCTCAACAGCGCGGTCTTTTCCGACGGCACCTTCGTCTACATCCCCGAAGGCGTGCGCTGCCCAATGGAGCTCAGCACCTATTTCCGCATCAATGCGGAGAACACCGGGCAGTTCGAACGCACGTTGATCGTCGCCGACAAGGGCAGCTACGTGTCCTACCTCGAAGGCTGCACCGCGCCGATGCGCGACGAAAACCAGCTCCACGCCGCGGTGGTCGAAATCGTCGCGCTGGAGGATGCCGAGGTCAAATATTCCACCGTCCAGAACTGGTATCCGGGCGATGCCGAGGGCAAGGGCGGCATCTTCAATTTCGTGACCAAGCGCGCGCTATGCGCGGGCGACCGCAGCAAGGTCAGCTGGACGCAGGTCGAAACCGGCAGCGCCATCACCTGGAAATATCCCAGCTGCATCCTGAAGGGCGCGGACAGCGTCGGCGAATTCTACTCGGTCGCGCTGACCAACAACCGCCAACAGGCCGACACCGGCACCAAGATGGTCCACATCGGCCCGCGAAGCCGTTCGACCATCGTCAGCAAGGGTATTTCCGCGGGCCGCAGCGACAACACCTATCGCGGGCTGGTGAAGGTCATGCCGGGCGCTGAAAACGTCCGCAACTTCACCCAGTGCGACAGCCTGCTGCTTGGGCCTGAATGCGGCGCGCACACCGTGCCCTACATCGAAGTCCGCAACCCGACCGCGCAGGTCGAACATGAAGCGACGACGTCGAAGATCAGCGAGGACCAGCTGTTCTACGCCATGGCCCGCGGGCTGGACCAGGAAGCGGCGGTCGCCCTCATCGTCAACGGCTTCGCCCGCGAGGTGCTGAAGCAATTGCCGATGGAGTTTGCGGTCGAGGCGCAGAAGCTGCTTGGCATCAATCTTGAAGGAAGCGTCGGGTGA
- a CDS encoding RrF2 family transcriptional regulator, which produces MRLTHLADYAVVMMTAAARRGPDARLSATELSDDTGVPLPTAQKVMQRLALAGLLIGQRGAGGGYALAKSVPDITLADIIEAVEGPFELTQCASNDGPSDCALDAHCRVKPHMSVVGDAVRGALGAVSLEELAR; this is translated from the coding sequence ATGCGACTCACCCACCTTGCCGATTATGCGGTCGTGATGATGACCGCAGCCGCGCGCCGCGGCCCCGACGCGCGCCTCAGCGCGACCGAGCTCAGCGACGACACCGGCGTGCCGCTGCCCACCGCGCAGAAGGTCATGCAGCGCCTGGCGCTCGCCGGCCTGCTGATCGGGCAGCGCGGCGCCGGCGGCGGCTATGCGCTGGCCAAGTCGGTGCCCGACATCACGCTCGCCGACATAATCGAAGCGGTCGAAGGCCCGTTCGAACTGACGCAGTGCGCCAGCAACGACGGTCCGTCGGACTGCGCGCTCGACGCCCATTGCCGGGTCAAGCCGCACATGAGCGTGGTCGGCGACGCGGTGCGCGGCGCGCTCGGCGCGGTCAGCCTCGAGGAGCTGGCGCGATGA
- a CDS encoding quinone-dependent dihydroorotate dehydrogenase yields the protein MGLYQFARPLIFALDAETAHRATVGALALSPTMPLPEFPGSLAIDVAGLRFPSPVGLAAGFDKNAECPDAMLGLGFGFVEVGTVTPQPQAGNPRPRLFRLKDDRAVINRMGFNNEGQAAALERLGKRKRRGIVGVNIGADKDSADRIADYAAGVRTMSQVADYLTVNISSPNTPGLRNLQAGGELVELLAAVKEARTVSIPVFLKVAPDLEAGDHARIVKAAVDSGIDALIVSNTTISRPALRSPQAGEQGGLSGRPLKALALDQLKAFRVETGGQLPLIAAGGIENADDAWDRLGAGASLVQLYSALVYEGPGLAKRIAGGLAARLKREGMSSLADLIA from the coding sequence ATGGGCCTTTATCAATTCGCACGTCCGCTGATTTTTGCGCTCGACGCCGAAACGGCGCACCGTGCGACCGTCGGCGCATTGGCCCTGTCGCCGACCATGCCGCTACCCGAATTTCCTGGGTCGTTGGCCATCGACGTGGCGGGGCTTCGCTTTCCGTCGCCGGTCGGTCTGGCGGCCGGGTTCGACAAGAATGCCGAATGCCCGGACGCGATGCTGGGCCTTGGCTTCGGTTTCGTCGAAGTGGGCACGGTGACGCCGCAGCCGCAGGCCGGCAACCCGCGGCCGCGCCTTTTCCGGCTGAAAGATGACCGAGCGGTGATTAACCGCATGGGCTTCAACAACGAAGGGCAGGCGGCAGCGCTGGAGCGGTTGGGCAAGCGCAAACGGAGGGGGATCGTCGGGGTCAATATCGGCGCCGACAAGGACAGCGCGGACCGCATTGCCGACTATGCGGCGGGCGTCCGCACCATGTCGCAGGTTGCCGATTACCTGACCGTCAACATCAGTTCGCCCAACACGCCGGGCCTGCGCAACCTGCAGGCGGGCGGCGAACTTGTGGAATTGCTGGCAGCGGTAAAAGAGGCGCGAACGGTCAGCATTCCTGTCTTTTTGAAGGTCGCTCCCGATTTGGAGGCTGGGGACCATGCGAGGATCGTCAAGGCGGCGGTCGACAGCGGGATCGATGCGCTGATCGTCAGCAACACGACCATCTCGCGCCCCGCGCTCCGCTCGCCGCAGGCGGGCGAGCAGGGCGGCTTGTCCGGAAGACCTCTTAAGGCGTTGGCACTCGACCAGCTCAAGGCGTTCCGCGTGGAGACGGGCGGGCAGTTGCCGCTGATTGCGGCCGGCGGCATCGAGAATGCGGACGACGCATGGGACCGTCTGGGTGCCGGTGCGAGCCTCGTCCAGCTCTATTCGGCGCTGGTCTACGAAGGGCCGGGGCTGGCCAAGCGGATCGCCGGGGGCCTCGCCGCGCGCCTGAAACGCGAAGGCATGTCGTCGCTCGCCGACCTGATCGCCTAG
- the ggt gene encoding gamma-glutamyltransferase, translated as MFARLIAAIAAASLVASCATVPSSPPPATQQGFVIAANPLAARAGMEVLERGGSAVDAAVAVQAMLSLVEPQSSGLGGGAFMTYYDAAARKVTIYDGRETAPAQASPSMFLDAAGKPLPFDTAVLSGRATGVPGAVAMLAMAQRDHGKLEWRTLFGSAERTAADGFVVSPRLARLIAGDYAENRAPDVLAYFARPGGGLLRAGDTLRNPAYADFLRRLAEQGPTALYGGQTGARIVERVRQGDYPGSMTMADLAAYRPVKREPLCRDWRTYRACVPPPPSSGVGLLELLGLLERTDIARRGPGDPQAWFLFAEASRLMYADRDQYVGDVPDVPVAGLLDPAYLDQRATLIGTIAMSPPKAGTPAGAPQLAADLTREPAGTSHFIVRDADGNVVSITTTVESIFGSGRMVDGFFLNNQMTDFSFSPIGADGRPAANAVAPGKRPRSSMVPTILLTPDGQFAGAIGSAGGNAIIAYVAKSLVAAVDWKLPMQEALAQPNLVARGAAFNGEVTKFSAATLDALRARGIDLKPGVGEDSGVHGVLIRDGRVDGGFDPRREGVVLLLAPKR; from the coding sequence ATGTTCGCACGCCTGATTGCCGCTATCGCCGCCGCCTCGCTCGTCGCCAGCTGCGCGACCGTCCCGTCATCGCCCCCGCCTGCTACGCAACAAGGATTCGTAATCGCAGCCAACCCGCTCGCCGCGCGCGCCGGGATGGAGGTGCTGGAACGTGGCGGCAGTGCGGTCGACGCCGCGGTCGCGGTCCAGGCCATGCTCAGCCTGGTCGAGCCGCAATCGAGCGGCCTCGGCGGCGGGGCGTTCATGACTTACTACGACGCGGCCGCGCGCAAGGTGACGATTTACGACGGACGAGAAACGGCACCCGCGCAAGCCAGCCCCTCGATGTTCCTCGACGCCGCTGGCAAGCCACTGCCGTTCGACACCGCGGTGCTAAGCGGCCGCGCGACCGGCGTGCCGGGTGCGGTGGCCATGCTGGCGATGGCGCAGCGCGACCATGGCAAGCTGGAGTGGCGCACTTTGTTCGGCAGCGCCGAGCGCACCGCCGCCGACGGCTTCGTCGTCAGCCCGCGTCTCGCCCGGTTGATTGCAGGCGATTACGCCGAGAATCGCGCGCCTGACGTCCTCGCCTATTTCGCAAGACCCGGCGGCGGCTTGCTGCGCGCCGGCGACACGCTGCGCAATCCTGCCTATGCCGATTTCCTGCGCCGTTTGGCGGAGCAGGGGCCGACCGCGCTCTACGGCGGCCAGACCGGTGCGCGGATCGTCGAGCGCGTTCGTCAGGGCGACTATCCCGGTTCGATGACGATGGCCGACCTCGCCGCCTATCGACCGGTGAAGCGGGAGCCGCTTTGCCGCGACTGGCGCACGTATCGCGCCTGTGTCCCGCCGCCGCCGTCGAGCGGGGTCGGCCTGCTGGAACTGCTCGGCCTGCTCGAACGTACCGACATCGCCCGGCGCGGTCCCGGCGATCCGCAGGCTTGGTTCCTGTTCGCAGAGGCGAGCCGCCTGATGTATGCCGACCGCGACCAATATGTCGGTGATGTGCCCGACGTGCCGGTCGCCGGACTTTTGGACCCCGCCTATCTCGACCAGCGGGCGACGTTGATCGGCACGATCGCCATGTCGCCGCCCAAGGCCGGCACGCCGGCCGGGGCGCCGCAACTGGCTGCCGATCTCACCCGCGAACCCGCCGGAACATCGCATTTCATCGTCCGCGACGCCGACGGCAATGTGGTGTCGATCACCACTACGGTCGAATCGATTTTCGGATCGGGGCGGATGGTCGACGGCTTCTTCCTCAACAACCAGATGACCGATTTTTCGTTCAGCCCGATCGGCGCCGACGGGCGGCCCGCGGCCAACGCGGTGGCGCCGGGCAAGCGGCCCCGCTCGTCGATGGTGCCGACGATCCTGCTGACCCCCGACGGCCAATTCGCCGGGGCCATCGGCAGCGCCGGGGGTAACGCGATCATCGCCTATGTCGCCAAGTCGCTGGTCGCGGCCGTCGACTGGAAGCTGCCGATGCAGGAGGCGCTGGCCCAACCCAACCTCGTCGCGCGCGGTGCGGCCTTCAACGGCGAAGTGACCAAGTTCAGCGCGGCGACCCTCGATGCGCTGCGCGCGCGCGGCATCGACCTGAAGCCAGGCGTCGGAGAGGACAGCGGCGTGCATGGCGTGCTGATCCGCGACGGCCGCGTCGATGGTGGCTTCGATCCTCGCCGCGAGGGAGTGGTGCTGCTGCTCGCGCCGAAACGCTAG